The region AAAAGCAAACAGCAACGAGTGGGTAAACCCGCGGTGGCCGAAAACATTGCCGTAAGCGACACCGAATTTAAACGCCAGCACGTCGGCATCGGGCAACATAGCAAGCCCTATCCCCGCCAGCAGTAAGCCGCGAGGGATCACTTTATTGCCAAGCCCCAACCCCAGACAAAGCGGGACAGCAGCATGTGTAACAATCGTTGGCATAACGCAGGTCTCTGAAGAAAAACGAAATTATAGCCGAAGCGCCAGGCGGGTAAACTGCGGGGTTTTCTGAATCTTTTCTCATCAGAACAGAACCGGGCTGGCTGGTTTTAAGCCGACGTGAGGTTACCGCTCGCGAGGACGCCGCTGTCTGTCCGATGTGTTCGGATTACGCAGACTCGCGGGCAATCAGCTGGCCGGAAAGCGTGATGCGTTGCGTTTGCAACTCGGGCTCTTTCAGCTTGCGAATGATCAACCCCGCCGCCTGGCGTCCGGTCTCTTCACTGGCGGACGAAACATAGGTAAAGGAAGGTGAGGTGAGATTGACATGCAGCATATCTTCAAAGCCGACGAGCGCCACTTGCTGAGAGAGGAACACATCTTTGCCCACCGTATGCCCGGTTTGGTGGATCCCGGCGATGGAGCCAATCATGGCATCTGGCGAGTGGCAGAGCAGGGCGGTAATAGTGCTATTTTTTTCCAGTAACTGGCGGACAGCGTAGCTTGCCGCGCGGGTATCGTCGCTGCAGGCCGGAGTGGCTTCTTCGCGTACTACCAGCCCGTTCTGCGTCATTGTGGTGCGAAACCCCAGCAGACGTTGCTGGCGCATTAAATCGCCTTCAATGCCGCCAATATAGGCAATGTTGCGGTGCCCGCGTTCGATGAGATAGCGTGTCGCCAGGCTGGCGGCCTGACGGTTATCGCGCATGACCAGGTTGCACGCTTCATTGAGCAGCGACTGTGACACCACCACCAGCGGCAGCGGGCAGTCGCGAATTTGGGCGGGAAGCGTTGAGCTGCGCGTATCTGAGGCGAGATAAATCACCCCGGCAACCCCTTGTTGTTTGAAAGACAGCAGGCAGCGTTCCAGGTGATCGCCATCGTTGAGCGGCTGACCGAGAAAAACCATGTAACCCTGTTTTTCCAGCTCCTGCACGATGCTGGCCATCACTTTTATCGAGAAGCTGTCGCTGAAATCGCGCAGGATAAGCCCAATCAGGTTGGAGGTATTGGCACGCAGATTCGCGGCAGCAACATT is a window of Enterobacter sp. R4-368 DNA encoding:
- the malI gene encoding Mal regulon transcriptional regulator MalI, which codes for MKKVSIIDVAKQAGVSVSTVSLVLRQKGKISQATIAKVHAAIDALGYVHNVAAANLRANTSNLIGLILRDFSDSFSIKVMASIVQELEKQGYMVFLGQPLNDGDHLERCLLSFKQQGVAGVIYLASDTRSSTLPAQIRDCPLPLVVVSQSLLNEACNLVMRDNRQAASLATRYLIERGHRNIAYIGGIEGDLMRQQRLLGFRTTMTQNGLVVREEATPACSDDTRAASYAVRQLLEKNSTITALLCHSPDAMIGSIAGIHQTGHTVGKDVFLSQQVALVGFEDMLHVNLTSPSFTYVSSASEETGRQAAGLIIRKLKEPELQTQRITLSGQLIARESA